From a region of the Fischerella sp. JS2 genome:
- a CDS encoding anti-sigma regulatory factor, translated as MITISLRPVGRSWGTISFASTLYLCPILDLLLAEIPTPMQAELRLGLQEALVNAAKHGNNLDPSKKVIVRYSLIDNKYWWIISDQGGGFTPSCKCDTDPTEYLPPDESECGRGLSILHLVFDEVEWNTKGTELRLCKQLEQARPRIPLLR; from the coding sequence GTGATCACCATTTCACTTCGTCCAGTTGGACGTAGTTGGGGGACTATTAGTTTCGCCTCAACTTTATATCTGTGTCCAATATTAGATTTGCTTCTGGCAGAAATTCCAACGCCCATGCAAGCCGAACTGCGACTAGGGCTTCAAGAAGCCTTAGTTAATGCAGCTAAACATGGCAATAATCTTGATCCTAGTAAAAAGGTAATAGTACGTTATTCCCTAATAGATAACAAATATTGGTGGATCATCTCAGACCAAGGCGGAGGATTTACTCCTTCTTGTAAGTGTGATACAGATCCAACCGAGTACCTGCCACCGGATGAGTCAGAATGCGGTCGTGGTTTGTCGATTTTGCATCTTGTTTTTGACGAAGTTGAGTGGAATACCAAAGGTACTGAGTTAAGGTTGTGTAAGCAATTGGAGCAAGCTCGACCGCGTATACCATTGCTGCGCTAG